A single region of the Plantactinospora soyae genome encodes:
- a CDS encoding amino acid permease: MSAPTQPSGTPAAPEVGLDEQRLAQLGYQQELRRKLSGFSNFAVSFSIISVLAGAITSYGIAMTAGGPMAITLGWLLVGGMVTLVALAMAEICSVYPTAGALYWWAAALAKRNKAAWAWFIGWFNFLGEVAVTAAIDFGAAITTSAFLSLTFGLEVTPERTFVVFLVIIVAHGLLNTFGVNLVRVLSDVSAWWHLVGVAVIVGVLAIVPDQHKPISEVFFEVRNATGFDFTGAAVYAVLVGLLMAQYTYTGYDASAHVAEETHDAARSAPRGIVMSVVVSVVAGFFLLFAITWSIQDYDAQRQTELGLPPAQIFIDAAGEELGFFLLFICVVAQFFCGMASVTANSRMTYAFSRDGALPGSRIWRRVNPRTGTPTNSIWLCVVCSTLLVLPSLWNTTAYLAATSIAVIGLYIAYVGPVFLRRRSPDFTPGPWHLGRWSPLVGWLAIGWVGVICVLFVLPTSAPVTASNFNYTIVAVVVVLGAAWLWWVLSARHWFTGPRQNIAPHPEPEPEPESGSEPDPEPESGSGADAVRPGEGR; this comes from the coding sequence ATGAGCGCACCTACCCAGCCGAGCGGTACGCCAGCCGCGCCGGAGGTCGGTCTCGACGAGCAGCGCCTGGCACAGCTCGGCTACCAGCAGGAACTGCGGCGGAAGCTCTCCGGGTTCTCCAACTTCGCGGTCTCCTTCTCGATCATCTCGGTCCTGGCCGGCGCGATCACGTCGTACGGCATCGCGATGACCGCCGGTGGCCCGATGGCGATCACCCTCGGCTGGCTCCTCGTCGGCGGGATGGTCACGCTGGTGGCGCTGGCGATGGCCGAGATCTGTTCGGTGTACCCGACCGCCGGGGCGCTGTACTGGTGGGCGGCGGCGTTGGCCAAGCGGAACAAGGCGGCCTGGGCCTGGTTCATCGGCTGGTTCAACTTCCTCGGCGAGGTGGCGGTCACCGCCGCCATCGACTTCGGCGCCGCGATCACGACCTCCGCGTTCCTGAGCCTCACCTTCGGCCTGGAGGTGACGCCGGAACGAACCTTCGTGGTCTTCCTCGTGATCATCGTCGCGCACGGCCTGCTGAACACCTTCGGGGTCAACCTGGTACGGGTGCTCTCCGACGTGAGCGCCTGGTGGCATCTCGTGGGCGTGGCCGTCATCGTCGGGGTGCTGGCGATCGTCCCCGACCAGCACAAGCCGATCTCGGAGGTCTTCTTCGAGGTCCGCAACGCCACCGGCTTCGACTTCACCGGCGCGGCCGTCTACGCCGTACTGGTCGGTCTGCTGATGGCCCAGTACACCTACACCGGGTACGACGCGAGCGCGCACGTCGCCGAGGAGACCCACGACGCCGCCCGGTCGGCACCCCGGGGCATCGTGATGTCGGTGGTGGTCTCGGTGGTCGCCGGGTTCTTCCTGCTGTTCGCGATCACCTGGTCCATTCAGGACTACGACGCGCAGCGGCAGACCGAACTCGGACTGCCACCGGCGCAGATCTTCATCGACGCGGCCGGCGAGGAGCTGGGGTTCTTCCTGCTGTTCATCTGCGTGGTGGCGCAGTTCTTCTGCGGGATGGCCTCGGTCACCGCCAACTCCCGGATGACGTACGCCTTCAGCCGGGACGGCGCGCTGCCCGGTTCGCGGATCTGGCGCCGGGTCAACCCCCGGACGGGTACGCCGACCAACTCGATCTGGCTCTGTGTCGTCTGTTCGACCCTGCTGGTGCTGCCCTCGCTCTGGAACACCACCGCGTACCTGGCCGCCACCTCGATCGCGGTGATCGGCCTCTACATCGCGTACGTCGGGCCGGTGTTCCTGCGCCGCCGCAGCCCGGACTTCACCCCGGGCCCGTGGCACCTGGGCCGGTGGAGTCCGCTGGTCGGCTGGCTGGCGATCGGCTGGGTGGGCGTGATCTGCGTCCTCTTCGTGCTGCCCACCTCGGCCCCGGTCACCGCGTCGAACTTCAACTACACGATCGTGGCCGTGGTGGTGGTGCTCGGCGCGGCCTGGCTCTGGTGGGTGCTCAGCGCCCGGCACTGGTTCACCGGCCCCCGCCAGAACATCGCCCCGCATCCGGAACCCGAGCCCGAACCGGAATCCGGGTCCGAACCCGATCCCGAGCCGGAATCCGGGTCCGGGGCCGACGCCGTCAGGCCGGGGGAGGGGCGTTGA
- a CDS encoding glutamine synthetase family protein, with translation MTPRLPALTVEELRVAVDGGEIDTVVLALVDMQGRLQGKRFHAPYFLAEVLRHGSEGCDYLLAVDVEMNTVDGYAMSSWERGYGDFAMVPDLSTLRRVPWQPGSAMLLADLAWLDGSGEVVASPRQILRRQLDRLAAHGLTAYAGTELEFVLYRDTYEDAWRRGYRELTPANQYNVDYSLLGTARVEPLLRRIRNEMAGAGLTPESVKGECNLGQHEIAFRYADALTCADNHVVYKNGAKEIAAQEGMAITFMAKPNEREGNSCHVHFSLRTADGSSAMLGDGPAQLSDTGRRVLAGLLATMCDFSLFFAPNVNSYKRYQPGSFAPTALRWASDNRTCALRVVGHGQGMRVENRVPGADVNPYLAIAALVAGAVHGIEADLDLEPEFIGNAYVDGSAARVPSTLRDALVRWDDSPLAAAAFGAEVVAHYANHARVELAAFDAAVTDWELRRGFERL, from the coding sequence TTGACGCCCCGGCTCCCCGCGCTCACCGTGGAGGAACTGCGGGTGGCGGTGGACGGCGGTGAGATCGACACGGTGGTGCTGGCCCTGGTCGACATGCAGGGCCGGCTCCAGGGGAAACGGTTCCACGCGCCGTACTTCCTCGCCGAGGTGCTCCGGCACGGCAGCGAGGGCTGCGACTACCTGCTGGCGGTGGACGTCGAGATGAACACCGTCGACGGGTACGCGATGTCGAGCTGGGAGCGGGGCTACGGCGACTTCGCGATGGTTCCCGACCTGAGCACGCTGCGGCGGGTCCCCTGGCAACCCGGTAGCGCGATGCTGCTCGCCGATCTCGCCTGGCTGGACGGCTCCGGTGAGGTCGTCGCCTCGCCCCGGCAGATCCTGCGCCGCCAGCTCGACCGGCTCGCCGCGCACGGGCTGACCGCGTACGCCGGCACCGAGCTGGAGTTCGTGCTCTACCGCGACACGTACGAGGACGCCTGGCGTCGGGGCTACCGCGAGCTGACCCCGGCGAACCAGTACAACGTGGACTACTCCCTGCTCGGTACCGCCCGGGTCGAGCCGTTGCTGCGACGGATCCGGAACGAGATGGCCGGCGCGGGCCTGACCCCGGAGAGCGTCAAGGGCGAGTGCAACCTCGGCCAGCACGAGATCGCCTTCCGGTACGCGGACGCGCTGACCTGCGCCGACAACCACGTGGTCTACAAGAACGGGGCGAAGGAGATCGCCGCCCAGGAGGGGATGGCGATCACCTTCATGGCCAAGCCGAACGAGCGGGAGGGCAACTCCTGCCACGTGCACTTCTCGCTGCGTACGGCCGACGGCTCCTCGGCGATGCTCGGCGACGGTCCGGCCCAGCTCTCCGACACCGGGCGCCGGGTGCTGGCCGGGCTGCTGGCCACGATGTGCGACTTCAGCCTCTTCTTCGCGCCGAACGTGAACTCCTACAAGCGCTATCAGCCCGGGTCGTTCGCGCCGACCGCGCTGCGCTGGGCCAGCGACAACCGCACCTGTGCGCTCCGGGTGGTCGGGCACGGTCAGGGCATGCGGGTGGAGAACCGGGTACCCGGGGCGGACGTCAATCCGTACCTGGCGATCGCGGCGCTGGTGGCGGGAGCCGTACACGGGATCGAGGCCGACCTCGACCTGGAACCTGAGTTCATCGGCAACGCCTACGTCGACGGGTCCGCCGCCCGGGTGCCGTCGACGCTGCGGGACGCGCTCGTCCGCTGGGACGACTCGCCGCTGGCCGCGGCGGCGTTCGGTGCCGAGGTGGTCGCGCACTACGCCAACCACGCGCGCGTCGAACTGGCCGCGTTCGACGCCGCCGTCACCGACTGGGAGCTGCGCCGTGGCTTCGAACGACTCTGA